One window of the Diospyros lotus cultivar Yz01 chromosome 12, ASM1463336v1, whole genome shotgun sequence genome contains the following:
- the LOC127787535 gene encoding uncharacterized protein LOC127787535 has translation MYIRRKEDGYVSTEFIKGVEKFVNFAKSQPEWMDGNKIKCPCNQPKCRNTAFRDQDTVTSHLLTKGFMPGYYEWTLHGEVIATVDSVDMSYSASTLEAEPSNLFETMVMDAAGPDFNPNMEEEPPNPEAQAFYDMLSAAKKELYPGCQKHSQLSLVSRLLSFKSEHHLSERGFNQLCELLKEVLPEPNTVIDNFYSTKKLVRGLGLPVEKIDCCRNNCMIFWGDDSDLTVCKFCHENRYKQVDQADSSKRQKTCVPYKKMHYFPLTHRLLRLYASNSTAAEMRWHADHVVEDGVMRHPSDSPAWIHFNQTHREFAAEKRNVRLGLCTDGFQPFGQSGKQYSCWPVIVTVYNLPPWMCMKDTTMFLTVLVPGPENPKAKLDVFLQPLIAELKHLWDVGVHAYDISLKQNFQLRAALMWTISDFPAYSMLSGYSTAGKLACPYCTIHSDAFYLSKSRKISWFDNHRKFLHQDHPYRRNRYGFRKNTLVKKTPPPVLSGPEILASLDELGLVNATQPNAAQTNADNSHGSGWKSKSIFWDLPYWKTQLIRHNLDVMHIEKNVFENVFNTVMNVPGKTKDTVKSREELNQYCRRITQSTFTLNKKEKAVLCAWVKNLKFPDGYVSNMARCVDTKKLKLFGMKSHDCHVFMQRLVPVAFRELLPQKVWEALTELSLFFKDLTSTTIKSEHMMKLENDIPITLCKLELIFPPSFFDSMEHLPIHLAYEARIAGPVQYRWMYPFERYLGKLKKTVRNKARVEGSISNSYVVEEASLLCSHYFEDHVVTRHTRVPRNDAGVVNERDDQEGKLSIFKHPCRPFGCKKSRMLFGEEYDVAHRYILMNCPEVEPYLQIYDAELRQRNLGIGDHIIEQLTNKEFPSWFNNYARDPTNNVTNSYIRDLAKGPFNTVTTYPGCFVNGFKFHTISHGSNKGTMNSGMCVKGSNYDDPEKDYYGRITEIVELEYPSVSSFKKVVLFKGDWFIPTLNEGVKIHHAYKIVEVNEKKKWNTNEQFVLASQAIQVYFCEYPSLRRNKSDWLVVTKVKPRFIVEVPQSFNNQEATLPREALPYQEDDVELHDIAVDDAQILETVNDGDHADLNDEPVMESEFDEAPELNDEQVLRSDSEDKSESYDEQVLRSDSEYDSESEDEQVLQLDSDDDLESNDTDVDLYDSD, from the exons ATGTATATCAGGCGTAAGGAGGATGGTTATGTTTCTACGGAATTTATCAAGGGTGTTgagaagtttgttaattttgctAAGAGTCAACCAGAGTGGATGGATGGGAATAAGATTAAATGTCCTTGTAATCAACCAAAGTGTAGGAACACGGCTTTTCGTGACCAGGATACCGTGACAAGTCACTTGCTCACCAAAGGTTTCATGCCAGGGTATTATGAGTGGACACTTCATGGGGAAGTTATTGCTACGGTAGATTCGGTCGATATGTCTTACTCAGCATCAACGCTTGAAGCAGAGCCAAGCAATTTATTTGAGACTATGGTAATGGATGCTGCCGGGCCTGATTTCAATCCGAATATGGAGGAGGAACCTCCAAATCCGGAAGCTCAAGCATTCTATGACATGCTTAGTGctgcaaaaaaagagttatatCCTGGTTGTCAAAAGCATTCGCAGTTGTCGCTTGTTTCTAGATTGCTTAGCTTTAAGTCAGAACACCATCTATCTGAGAGGGGATTTAATCAACTTTGTGAATTACTTAAGGAGGTTCTTCCTGAACCTAATACggtgattgataatttttacagtACTAAAAAACTGGTTCGAGGGTTAGGCCTTCCtgttgagaaaattgattgttgTAGAAATAACTGTATGATTTTTTGGGGTGATGACAGTGATTTAACAGTATGCAAGTTTTGTCATGAGAATCGGTACAAGCAAGTTGATCAAGCTGACAGTAGTAAACGACAAAAAACTTGTGTTCCTTATAAGAAGATGcattattttcctttaactCATCGGCTTTTGAGATTGTATGCATCCAATTCAACAGCAGCAGAAATGAGGTGGCACGCAGATCATGTGGTCGAAGATGGCGTCATGCGTCATCCGTCGGATTCCCCTGCGTGGATTCATTTTAACCAGACTCATAGGGAATTTGCTGCCGAGAAAAGGAATGTCAGACTTGGTCTTTGTACTGATGGGTTTCAGCCGTTTGGTCAATCTGGGAAGCAATATTCTTGTTGGCCTGTCATTGTCACGGTGTATAATTTACCACCCTGGATGTGTATGAAGGATACAACAATGTTCTTAACGGTGCTAGTGCCAGGACCAGAGAATCCTAAGGCAAAACTTGATGTTTTCTTACAACCCCTTATTGCAGAGTTGAAACATTTGTGGGATGTTGGTGTGCATGCATATGATATCtcattgaaacaaaatttccaACTGAGAGCGGCTTTGATGTGGACCATTagtgattttcctgcatattcAATGCTCTCGGGGTATAGCACGGCAGGAAAGCTGGCATGTCCTTATTGCACGATTCACTCGGACGCATTTTACCTGTCAAAGAGTAGAAAGATTTCATGGTTTGATAACCATCGAAAATTCTTGCATCAAGATCATCCGTATCGACGGAATAGGTATGGATTTCGCAAAAAtactttggtaaaaaaaacacCACCTCCTGTACTGTCTGGACCTGAGATACTTGCTTCCTTGGACGAGTTGGGTTTAGTGAATGCGACACAACCAAATGCTGCACAGACTAATGCAGATAACAGTCATGGTAGTGGTTGGAAGAGTAAGagcattttttgggatttgcctTATTGGAAAACTCAACTTATTCGACACAACTTGGATGTTATGCATATAGAGAAAAACGTGTTCGAAAATGTGTTCAATACAGTGATGAATGTACCAGGCAAAACTAAGGACACAGTAAAGTCGAGAGAAGAGTTGAATCAATATTGTCGCCGCATTACTCAATCAACTTTTACtctgaacaagaaagaaaaagccgTCCTGTGTGCGtgggtaaaaaatttaaaatttcctGATGGGTATGTGTCGAACATGGCTAGATGTGTTGACACAAAGAAGCTTAAGTTGTTTGGgatgaaaagtcatgattgtcatgtgtTCATGCAAAGGTTGGTGCCCGTTGCATTTCGAGAATTACTACCGCAAAAAGTATGGGAGGCATTGACTGAGTTGAGTCTTTTCTTCAAAGATTTGACATCGACCACTATTAAAAGTGAGCATATGATGAAATTAGAGAACGACATCCCCATCACTTTGTGTAAGTTGGAGCTCATATTCCCTCCAAGTTTCTTTGACTCTATGGAGCATCTTCCAATCCATTTGGCTTATGAAGCAAGGATAGCAGGTCCAGTTcaatatcgatggatgtatccgTTTGAAAG ataccttggaaagttgaagaaaacaGTTAGAAATAAAGCTCGAGTGGAAGGCTCTATTTCTAATTCATACGTTGTGGAAGAAGCGTCATTGTTGTGTTCTCATTACTTTGAGGACCATGTTGTTACAAGGCATACACGAGTGCCGCGCAACGATGCTGGTGTTGTAAATGAAAGGGATGACCAGGAGGGGAAGTTATCAATTTTCAAGCATCCTTGTCGACCATTTGGATGTAAAAAGTCACGAATGTTATTCGGTGAAGAATATGATGTTGCACACagatatattttgatgaattgtCCAGAAGTTGAGCCGTATCTGCA aatttacgATGCTGAGCTAAGGCAACGTAATCTCGGCATTGGCGACCACATCATTGAACAATTAACAAATAAGGAATTCCCTTCTTGGTTCAATAATTAT GCTCGCGATCCTACGAACAATGTGACCAATTCATACATAAGGGATCTCGCAAAAGGACCTTTTAACACTGTTACAACGTACCCTGGCTGCTTTGTTAATGGATTTAAATTTCACACGATTAGCCATGGTTCGAATAAAGGCACTATGAATAGTGGCATGTGCGTTAAAGGATCCAACTACGATGATCCCGAGAAGGACTATTATGGTCGGATAACAGAGATTGTCGAGCTCGAGTATCCTTCAGTATCGTCATTCAAGAAAGTTGTATTGTTCAAGGGCGATTGGTTTATTCCAACTTTGAACGAGGGGGTGAAGATTCATCATGCATATAAGATCGTCGAGgtcaatgaaaagaagaaatggaatacAAACGAGCAATTTGTATTAGCTTCTCAAGCgattcaagtatatttttgtgAATATCCAAGCTTGAGGCGTAACAAAAGCGATtggttggttgtaacaaaagtcAAACCAAGGTTCATAGTAGAGGTTCCACAATCTTTTAATAATCAAGAGGCGACCCTTCCACGTGAAGCGTTGCCTTACCAAGAGGATGACGTGGAACTACACGATATCGCAGTTGATGATGCCCAAATCCTTGAGACAGTGAATGATGGTGACCACGCTGATTTAAATGATGAGCCAGTTATGGAATCAGAATTTGATGAAGCTCCAGAGTTGAATGATGAGCAAGTTTTGAGATCTGATTCTGAAGATAAATCTGAATCGTATGATGAGCAAGTTTTGCGATCAGACTCTGAATATGACTCTGAATCAGAGGATGAACAAGTTCTTCAATTAGATTCTGATGATGACTTAGAATCTAATGACACGGATGTAGACTTATATGATAGTGATTAG